The nucleotide window TCATTTTTGGTGCTCTCtctcacttggacctgcaaaagaaaagaagaggttAGTCTAAGGAACCCAAACTAGTcagggtccctttctataggcaaaaagataaattaaattctttttagcccaactttgcagcctatttttccctagaacaaaatttttattcttttgataTGCGCAATCACTCTTGTAGTGACCATTGTTTCCACAGTGTGTGAAAGTCTTATTCTCAGGGAATGTTAGGTGCTTATTTTTGGGATCTCATTTAGATGCAGAGTTTCCAAAACTAAGTCTCTTTCTGctgctactatggtgttcttgtagcaatgaaagtgcatcggaggatCTGTTCCATTTACATGTTCTATCAAACTCATGTTTAACCTTTGTTAAGTCCTCTTTCCAAACTCTTACAATTTCTTCCTTTTTATATAGCTCATCGTTAACCTTTCTTAAGTTATCCTCTAGGTTAAGTTGAATATCACTTGCTATATCTTTTCCTGTCCATAACTTTAACTTTATATTTTCATATCTATGTTTTAAGACAGCTGtatcaagtgcatgaacctggttcttcaaaacagtattttctttttcagtttcACAAGCCCTAATTTTCaggtttttgcactttgcttttAAAATGTTACACTCTTTTGACAACTGTTCTTTTTCAGAACTTCTATTTTTAGATTCATCAATTAAAGTTAGTAATAGTTCTGATAGTCTATCTTTAGAAAGGAGTTTAATTTTATCCTTAAGGTCCAGAAAACTTATCTCAGATTCTTCATTAGGTTCATCTTCAGATTCTCGAATTACTATGGGAGCTCGATCAACATTATCATCAGTGTCCTTATCTGAACTATCTTTCCAAGAAACAACCATTGCTTTGGATGACCCCTTTTGTAGTTCTTCTTGTCATGAACTTGTTCCTTCTTTCAGATTTCTCCTTTTTCCACTCGACTTCCCACctaggacagttcttgatcatgCGGTTCTTTTTACCACATTTGAAGCATCCATCCGTCATCTGGAAGTGTTCTCTTCTCCTCTCGTTCCACAAAGAATAGTAGTGATCATTTGATAGCGATGGCCTGGTGGTGGATTGCCCTTCACAATTTTCAGGTCGTGTATtcattttgatcttttcctaaggtgttagcctcttcaagaataacccgctctgatacaaATTGATGTTTTAtgcttcaataccacacaagagagaTTGATTTATGTGGTGCCCAATTTTCGAGTGCACAAATTATAGAAgtacctggttcttctatgtgttccttaaccTTCTATTGCGGAAATAATAAATgtggaaagtaaagaacacaataaattttacgtggaaaacacccggctcaaaaagtgaaaaaaccacgacctactaccagTATGATTTTCTCCAAACACTTCACTACAACTCTAAACCAACAACAAAGTTTACaaactcttgcaaacctaaggattaactttAACCCAAAGTTTACAAACTCTTGCAAACCTAAAGATTAACTCTAACCCTTATAGCAACCAGCCACAAACCGTTGTGACTGCTTCAAGTTAATTCTAGCTTGCATAATACAACTCGAGTTTACAATCTCTTGCAaccctaaggattaactctaacccttaTAGCAACACACCACAAGCTGTTGCgactacttcaagttaactctaacttgaaagatacaactcaggtacctagtacaatttgcttctaagagagctgaaaggtacaattcaAAATGCCTCCTacactttgaactagaaataaagaaagacacataaaactctttatggagctggttTTTCAATCTGGTTTGTATAGCTTCAGGATCGCACCTTTTACACTCACAGtaacaaaatgccttgctattttgctctcaattcgtgCGTAACTTCAGTGTGTGTGCATCACCTGTAAAAAAGAACATCATGCGATTTATAGAGTTGGTAAaatagaaaataactagagttctgatgctactcttccttggtggaagagttctagttaacttCAACTTCGAACTCTTTCCATATCtgggatagtgttctctttgagtaaggagtccttctccttattacttatgcaaccttttcgatcaggagatatcaattataccaagttaagcttatctccttcacgtgcattccacatgctcgaatctgcccgtgcctatgcacacaagggatggacctggttcatgcctgagtttcctttgtcaatcttcaaaacaaaccTTCATTAGGCCAACACCCTtcaattaaaagaaattatataTTTCATATCTTCAAAAGGTTTTTCAAATATATACATTTGAGGAGATCGAATGCTAAGCTCTGAATCATGATATGTAAATTTGACTCCCTTATGATAAGTATTTTTATCGTTTGATCAATCTGTTACAATGTATCCTAAATGTAATTGTCTTTCCGACATTATGAGCAAACAGTGGCTTCTGAACTGCTGAAATTTAGGCCAATGTTTCTCAAATGTAATAGCATCAATGAATAGGATGTCCGTATGCAAGTGTTAATCATAAAAGAGAAACGTATTGCATGCCTATCTGTAGCTTCAAAACAATAGGAAAAAGGACAGAGGAATTTCTTCTGTTGAAATAGGGCAGACAGTTTGTTGGAACATGAAAGTCACATGATTCAACTGCCTATGGTTGCAACTGGACTCTTTCATGTAATAGGAAAGGGAAGATGTAATAAGCCTCTTTAAAATGACACATAATTTCATATCTGCATGCCAGCCACTTCAATTATCATGTCCTAGCAGGTACTACCTACCATCTTATCTTTTACTTTAAATGCATATTTGACAAACAATTGTAGAAGATGTCTTTTAGCTGAAAGTGAatatattaattttatatattaGTTCATGCATGTACGTAATTACATGCTTCATTTACTAATGTGCATTGATTCCATTTGTTTTGTATTCCAAATGAGGTATTCTTGTTTATGCCAAACATCATGACACTGCACATGAGAGAAATGAATCCTCAATTCAATGCAGAAAGTAAGGTTAATATCTTCTGATCTATAGAGAAATAATTGACCAAGCTGTTTCGATTTTTCAGTTCACTGAAGATTTTCCAAATCTGCCTAACATGATTTCTTCTTGATACAGAGTTTCTgtccaatatttcaatttctgTTCTTCGGTCTGTTAAAGGAAGATAATTTGTATCTTTCGTGTCAAGCCAAACACCTTTCTGCATTAGTGCTTGTTATTATTAGTCCTTGACATACCATGCAATTTGCAATGACATGTTTAACTTCCCTTAATTTtcttcaagaatatcatatgttGTTTGTGTGGCCATGAATATTCTCATGTTTTATTGACCATAACGGATATCCCTTATAAATTATCCAGCCCAAGGTTTGAAGTCATTATCATTTTATATATAACAGATATTAAATGTTGTTCTTCATGAAGAATACTGGAAAAGCAGCAGCAAACAATAGGGTGCTGCTGGCGAAGGAAAAGAAGCTAAATAGCAGTGGCCGAGTTTGGGTTCCGGTGTCAACATTGTGGCCGTGGGAGCTCAACAAACTGGGAAATTCAAAAATGAGATCAGGGAAATTCCCGGTTTCTGGAAAATCCATATTAGTGTTATGCATTGCAAGCTTTCTGGCTGGATCAATCTTTAGTAGCCGAATATGGACTCAACCTAATTCTGAAATGAATAATGATCTTGTGATCCCCAGCATTTTCAACCATGAGAAGCTTAGAACTATTTCACGTGAATGTGATCCCAAGCGTGTAAGCTTAATTTGAAACTTTAAAAAACAAGTATTGTTGTCATGAGAAATATTGActtatgatattttctttatGCAGAAATTAGCCGAAAGCAATTCAAGAGACATCATGGGAGAAGTTAAGAAAACTCATCAAGCTATTCAGTAAGCACAGGCTCAAATCCACAAGTCAATGCCTGTTATATAGCCTATCTTTTAATTCtcttttttattaattatgaatGTTGGGTTCGAATTAACAGATCACTTGATAAAAGTATATCAACATTGGAGAATGAACTAGCAATAGCTCGGACAAGGCAAACAATCAGTCAAAACGCAAAGGAAAACAGAGCTTCAAATCACACCACACCGAATAAAGCATTCATCGTGGTGGGAATTAATACCGCATTCAGCAGCAGAAAAAGACGCGATTCTCTTAGAGAAACTTGGATGCCTAAAGGTCTTCAATTTGACTATTTCTTAGCTTCTTCTATTAGTTTGAAATAGATTGATGAATCTGAATTATTGTATTCCATTAATTTAATTGGCAGGGGATAAGCTAAGGAAGCTAGAGAAAGAGAAGGGAATCGTGATACGGTTTGTGATAGGACACAGTGCTACACGAGGAGGAGTTCTTGATCGTGCCATTGACAGTGAGGATGCTCAGTACGAGGATTTCCTTCGACTTGAACACGTTGAGGGTTATCATGAACTGTCCACCAAGACAAGATTGTATTTCTCTAAAGCTGTCTCCATTTGGGACGCTGACTTCTACGTTAAAGTGGACGATGATGTCCATCTCAACTTAGGTAATTTACATAAATAATGTATAGATTTGTTTACATCATTAAGTTCAGTTGAACTTTAAAAACAAGTAATCTTTCGTAGCAAATTTGATATTGTAACCTGAAAATAAAGTAATAACTTGCTATGAttggttaaataaaattaataGGATAAAAAAATTTGTAGTGCcaatatatataagttaaatcctctATATATAAGCTCATATAGTactttattaatttccttaaatGCATGCATAACTATACATGCCTATGTAATTCTCTCAACATTTTGCAGGTATGCTTGCTAGCACATTAGCAAAATACAAATCCAAACCAAGAGTCTACATTGGGTGCATGAAGTCAGGGCCAGTTCTTTCCCAAAAGTGAGGCGTCTTTCATTTAGTTTGTTCCACAAAACATAAACGTATATAATTTCCCTCTCgaaaagtaaaagaagaaatGTACTTGACTGATAAATATATTGATTTGGCAGAGGATTAAGGTATCATGAGCCTGAGTATTGGAAATTTGGAGAAGAAGGGAACAAGTATTTCCGGCATGCCACAGGTCAAATATATGGCATCTCTAGAGACCTTGCTTCTTACATCTCCATCAACTCGTAAGTTCTTTAATTTACACACATATATTGCAACGCCTCTTAGACCAATATCAAGTTGAAGAATGACATATGTTTAATTGTATGATGGAAAAATTAAAATAGGGGGATATTACATAGATATGCAAATGAAGACGTATCATTGGGATCATGGTTAATTGGATTGGAAGTGGAGCATGTGGATGAGCGTTCAATGTGCTGTGGAACACCTCCAGATTGTGAGTGGAAGGCCAAAGGAGGGAATATGTGTGTGGCATCATTTGATTGGCCATGCAGTGGGATATGCAAGTCGGTAGAGAGGATGAAAGATGTGCACCATTCATGCGGCGAAGGTGATGCAGCTCTTTGGAATGTTCCTCTCTCATGACAGTACTCTAGTAGCTAGGATGACATTTAATATTGGAGAGAACTTAATTAATTATCCACATAGTATTTATTTCCTTTTGATTAATAATTTACTTGCGCAATGCAATTCTTCTTTTGCTTATTTTTGCCACCGCGatttgtatttcactcttattgGCCTTGTCTTTAGAGTGCCAAGTgtctctttaattaattaagccagcctTGTGTCATGAAAGAAATTTCTCTATCAGTGGTTGATATGACACTACACAATTCTACTTCTAAATTGTATTGTGTTCCTTATAATCTATTTTCGCACTGCATACATTAGCCTAACAAATTTAAATTCACCTAGCTTTAGAGACCACCAAAATTGAAGAGAAGCATTCTCTTATGATTTATGTCTATACTACGTATAAAGTACAGATTGCATGCTCAATTTAATTACTCAGTTAGAGTATAATATTCCTAAGAATACGATCATAAGGAATTAAACACAAAAATATTCTGCAGCTCCCATTTATGTATTCATtggggggttgggggggggggggggcagggcGGAACATTAGATTATATCATTATAGTCATTAGTATCATATTTTCAAGTATTCTCATTGATTACCTAATTAAATCCACTGTAATGATTTTCTTATCTTATTTATTACTCCCTCATTCCAATTAATttgatattattattcttccAGAGTCTAACAGTGTTTTTAATTACAATAGTTGCATTTGCTTTAAATATTTTCATGCAAAAAATTGTAACTTACAGTATTATAGTTTCTAATTATCTAAATTGTTTTCCAAAACAATAGGAAATTCATGTCCGTtcttgatgaaaaattaaagatcTGATCCTCGTATGTCAAACTCCTTCATTATTTTTACGCATATGAAGTATTATTCTCGGTGGCACATTGACTTTTGAGACGAAAAGGCAGCTGTAAACCCGTAATTAAACTAGTCGTCATATCATAATATATTAAAAGCAGGAAGCTCTTCAGTTGAAAGTCAATTTATAGATTTACCCTTATCatactaacttttttttttaaaaaagaaaacccTACAATTACCCGCTACAACTCAAGCGCCACCTCTGCTCGGTGATAGACGTGAAGAGAACTAACGATCATATCTCAACAGTTGCACCGTTTAAATTTTTTTGTCTTTAAAAATTTAAGCCCCTATGGTATTCTCTATCAATCTCGCTCCTCTGTTAAACCAACAAGTTTGGCATCAAATTCTCCTTCGCCAAATTATTCAATTTGTTCATTAGTCATCTATTTCTCATAGTTTCCTAGAATCTACTTGCTTATCAGATTTTTTTCTGAAAGGGTTAGAATTTGGAGATGACTAGCGTTTAATTAAGTATTAATTTTCAAGGCTTGAATACAGTTTACTTTACTTCTAATTTTTACAGCCTAATTTTTCTATATTTCTCTTTTGCCTTTGTTTATTGTTGTGCAATTTGGTGATTGAAACTTTTACAAAATGCTTCATAATATTCATAATCCTCATGATTTATTTGCAATATAAATGGTTAGCATGACAACTCTAAATCAATAAAACTTAGGTATTTGGTGTGTTCATGGAGAACAAAAAAGAAGGATTTGGGGTTAAAATTTACTGTAGTAGCCTTTCTCTTGCTGCTATCTGCTATGGAAAAGCTCTATGCGATCATGTTCTGTACAAAATTTCTTCCCTAAAATTAAAGCATAACAATGACAAAACATTCGTTGATGATGATTTGTTTGACGTTGTATGGTCTAAATGCCTACAACCTTTTTTACAATAGCCCAGTGATCTTGCAACCTTTTCTCTTACAAGGAAAAATGCAGCCTATAATCTTGAAtctgtttgaaaattatttttaaacgGCCACGTATGAAAGAATCTTATTTAAACTGAAGCACGTGACATGTTATAAAACTATTAAATTAGACGCTTTTGCTTTATAATTCTGTTCATGTCCACTTTGCAAAAAGTGCCTAAATTAAAGTATTCTATATTAATTCTACCCATATCTGTGTGTGTAGATATAAGTGTTGTAAGCAGTCAATCTTATTAAAGGAATCTGAATATTTTTTTATGCTCATGCTAATATAATAGTGCTTTGATTAAGATTCTACAAACTTGAAGTTAAATTTTGGAACCCACTATATACTCATACTATTCTTCGGAACTATCTTTGGTAAACCTTTATAGGAATAAACAAATCATTTTCGTACATAAATACTTGATTCTTATCACTAATTTTAATCTCATGTTTTTAGATACAAGTTGCATGGTTAGTTACAATGAACCGCTTATTGGAGAAGGTTACAGCAGGAGAAGAAAGATAATAGTTACAAATGAAAGACAAgctaaaatcacaaatttcaATGAAAAATGATCATTTCACATACTATATATATGGATAACAAACCACAGTTAATTTAATtggaaattttaaaatatagatTTAATTTTACAGTTGTTATTTTATGGGGTAATTTTACTGAAAAAATCGATGAAATTCTTGAAAAGATGAAAGATGATAAACCAATCGTTAGCTTTATATCTATTCTAAAGTTTTTCCTTATTTAACTAGGGAATTTTAGAATATCAACTATTCATGTTAAGTAATGTGCTAATCTATCCGACAATTCAAAAGGCAACAGATTTACGCAATTTGGTAACATAACTTTATCATACTGACTTCTAAGTTTAGGTTATGTATGACAAACTTTGCtgtaaaaatatttgaagaataCACTAGCATATGATAAGCATGCTTCTGTCTTAACTTTATTCCTTTTCATACCATTTGATTATCCTATTTTGATGGTGATTTTACCATTTGCAAAACTGTAATATCCTCACACGAAAATTTACATGTACTACGAGCAAGTAATTAGttaattctaaaaaaaatattttcactcTCTTTACCTGTTGTTAGCCCTTTTCCCTCCATTATGATTGGGTAACTTCTGTGCTCAGCCATTAATTCAGTTACCACTGGTTTATGCGTGAATCCTTTAACAGAACTATAATCGTGATGTCTACATTTTTCTATATATTACTCTGATTATAATTTCGTTCATATTATTTTGTGCaaattttttccttctttaaatatATGAGACAATTTAATAACAGAAACTAAAATACAGGCGTGATACCATGAAGACAGAAGTTAAAGATATTGCATTAATACCAAATAAAGTAATAAAACAATCCAAAGAGATAAAGTTAGTCAAGATTATGAATGGTTTACTTGTTGATGCGCAAGTAATTCTCCTAGAATATATTGGTTACTTGTTATGTCCTAAAATCATATTACATGTCCAAACCACAGGGTCAAACAATTCCCATATTGGATTTTATCTGCCACAACATATTTTCTCACATGAattatgttgcactttcaagagggatatatATCAATGTCGACCATAAGAGTCCTGATTATGACAGAAAAATCAAAGTGGATGGAAGGAGCATACACGAGGAATATCGTCTATAAGGAAATATTAGATGAAATACACATAATTACATGTTTTGCCTCATAAAAACGAAATAAATATTCAACTCATATGTATTTAAGGAAGAATAATTCACCTAAGGATGATTCACATTCTtatactatattttttttatgtacagttactaaaaatattattttatgacaATGTGTACTATATATCTTGGCATACACGTGCAACGAATATGTAGAGAAACTAGTTTCTAgaaacgtgcgttgcacgtgtattaGTGTATCCTAtgtcaattaaaaaaaaaaattaaaagattaGTTCCCCAAAAAAAGGTAAATATGTAAACCTTAATTCCTAAAACAATATTAAGCTTCGTGATGTAAGATTGATAGCAAAATGATTAGATCCACGTATATTAAGGACAAAAACAACACAAACTATTTACAACTCTTGCTAGTGACTTACTCAACATAAAATAGGTCATAGCGATTTGTCTTAGTTTAAAAACAATACAACAAATCTCAAATAAACATCGATATGAAAAAATGATATGAACAACTACAGTGCTTGAGAAAATAACAACTTGAACACTGAATAAGAAAGAGAAATATGCTTCGGCATCAACCTAAAATGCATTTAACAATGTAAACCAAAAAAGCTAGCTACTGATGGGGATGAATAGGACGGAACAGTTAGAATTAATATTTTCCCATGCAGTGATATTTCTATTGTAAAAATTTCACATAATTATCTTCTACACAAGCAATGATGGCTTATTCAAGCCTACAGTTTGTGATTAAAATGAGTttcaacaactaatattttataataaatgcaAAGGAGAATGTTATAAGTACGAATTTGTTAATATTAGCCATGATAAACATACTAATTACTAACACATTGCGCTTAGTCCAAGATCACCATCACAAAGAGTGGATCTTCATGATAATAGCTATAATTGCAGGCATCTCAATGTTCCACCTAAACATTCAGATAAAATATTAAACATTAAAAAGAGAGCAAAAGAAGTATAACAAACCCATAAAACAATGTACACGTTTGAAGgctccattttcatattttggttTCAGATGCGTTTAATACTTTGTATCTCATAGAGAATGTTGTTGATTGTCCGATTCTTCACTTTCGCAATTTTATCTTTGTTCCTTGCGTACCCATCTATTTCCACTTGCAAGTGTTGCAATGTGCATAATAACTTGCGACTAAGAGgctctatatatgtaatgtctgCCCATGGGCCACGTTACACATTAtgtgcgaagcaaaatataaaactgaatagaggcTAACGCTGATTAAAtatcaacataaagctgggccggcaaggccggcATAACCACtataactgacaagccaacaaaatatatgtatagggcctacaagcccaacatattgcactaactgacaagatatgtctataagcctctactgacagatgtactgtgatcggaacagggctctgacctacccataacctatctacatatatacacaaaatgtacacaaaacttctagacccggcaactccaaaGGACGGGGAGCTTACCAATAAAGCTGGATTCGAGCAACacctgaggaggtctactcgtctgtctgtctgcacctgcatgcatgaaatacagcgccccagaaaggggcgtcagtacgaaataatataaCGAGTATGTAAgtcaatatactgaaagctgaaactgaactgataatatgaacatatgcttacctgctgatactgactcaactctctcaatataataagtaaaatagctgtccggccctataaggctcggtatatatatatatatatatatataattgctcggccgtagtaggctcgctcataggcgctcggccataatgggctctgtatctcggccaactgggctcgctcatagtgTTCGGCCACAGTagactcggtatataacttaccatctgatcagaggttgtccaataggggcctgcccatcgactATAGCTCAATGGTAAttaaatactgtaatactgtatatatagactctctgttCTCTTGACTAGAGtaagaaaatactcaattgaatattgttcttacaagactaggaaaaatatacgtaacttttcggacatgaatttttctttatgcctcgttatcaaacttgtgtaattacgagatcatgcaaaatgaatgAAGAGTTTCACCTTATTATacctgaagtagggaaaaatccgtatgatattctggaaaaaggttgcaccgtacttctttagaatcgcaaaattacTCTGTTGCTAAGACTCTAAAAATTCTCTTGGAATTGGTTGCAAGGAGAATTGCTAACATTTACTTTTGGTTGAAAGGTCTTTATTGAAAATATTAAGAATGAGATTTAGGATCTGATTGTAGTATGGTtttgttttgaaagatctttggAATTGAAGTGTTTTGATAACACTTCACGTTGTTGAAGTATTTTTGTAACAAATCATTTGGCCACTTATCaagaatgactaagagtcatctCTTTATGAAGTTGGTTGCTGCCACGTAGAGGTGGGAGGTAATTTTAATCTTATCACATaaccaattaattaattaggtaatatttcgtttctcgataattaaccaattacccgtataattcagaattgtctcaaattatttaaaattctacttattttgaatataccttatatatcatactatcgtggtcatatggtctcttgcatggtactagttcataagtatcgggtattatagctcggatcgtattttattgcaattcgacaaccttcaacgaaactcattttctt belongs to Nicotiana tabacum cultivar K326 chromosome 6, ASM71507v2, whole genome shotgun sequence and includes:
- the LOC107829716 gene encoding putative beta-1,3-galactosyltransferase 8 isoform X1 gives rise to the protein MREMNPQFNAESKNTGKAAANNRVLLAKEKKLNSSGRVWVPVSTLWPWELNKLGNSKMRSGKFPVSGKSILVLCIASFLAGSIFSSRIWTQPNSEMNNDLVIPSIFNHEKLRTISRECDPKRKLAESNSRDIMGEVKKTHQAIQSLDKSISTLENELAIARTRQTISQNAKENRASNHTTPNKAFIVVGINTAFSSRKRRDSLRETWMPKGDKLRKLEKEKGIVIRFVIGHSATRGGVLDRAIDSEDAQYEDFLRLEHVEGYHELSTKTRLYFSKAVSIWDADFYVKVDDDVHLNLGMLASTLAKYKSKPRVYIGCMKSGPVLSQKGLRYHEPEYWKFGEEGNKYFRHATGQIYGISRDLASYISINSGILHRYANEDVSLGSWLIGLEVEHVDERSMCCGTPPDCEWKAKGGNMCVASFDWPCSGICKSVERMKDVHHSCGEGDAALWNVPLS
- the LOC107829716 gene encoding putative beta-1,3-galactosyltransferase 8 isoform X4, with the translated sequence MRSGKFPVSGKSILVLCIASFLAGSIFSSRIWTQPNSEMNNDLVIPSIFNHEKLRTISRECDPKRKLAESNSRDIMGEVKKTHQAIQSLDKSISTLENELAIARTRQTISQNAKENRASNHTTPNKAFIVVGINTAFSSRKRRDSLRETWMPKGDKLRKLEKEKGIVIRFVIGHSATRGGVLDRAIDSEDAQYEDFLRLEHVEGYHELSTKTRLYFSKAVSIWDADFYVKVDDDVHLNLGMLASTLAKYKSKPRVYIGCMKSGPVLSQKGLRYHEPEYWKFGEEGNKYFRHATGQIYGISRDLASYISINSGILHRYANEDVSLGSWLIGLEVEHVDERSMCCGTPPDCEWKAKGGNMCVASFDWPCSGICKSVERMKDVHHSCGEGDAALWNVPLS
- the LOC107829716 gene encoding putative beta-1,3-galactosyltransferase 8 isoform X2 — encoded protein: MLFFMKNTGKAAANNRVLLAKEKKLNSSGRVWVPVSTLWPWELNKLGNSKMRSGKFPVSGKSILVLCIASFLAGSIFSSRIWTQPNSEMNNDLVIPSIFNHEKLRTISRECDPKRKLAESNSRDIMGEVKKTHQAIQSLDKSISTLENELAIARTRQTISQNAKENRASNHTTPNKAFIVVGINTAFSSRKRRDSLRETWMPKGDKLRKLEKEKGIVIRFVIGHSATRGGVLDRAIDSEDAQYEDFLRLEHVEGYHELSTKTRLYFSKAVSIWDADFYVKVDDDVHLNLGMLASTLAKYKSKPRVYIGCMKSGPVLSQKGLRYHEPEYWKFGEEGNKYFRHATGQIYGISRDLASYISINSGILHRYANEDVSLGSWLIGLEVEHVDERSMCCGTPPDCEWKAKGGNMCVASFDWPCSGICKSVERMKDVHHSCGEGDAALWNVPLS
- the LOC107829716 gene encoding putative beta-1,3-galactosyltransferase 8 isoform X3 — translated: MQKNTGKAAANNRVLLAKEKKLNSSGRVWVPVSTLWPWELNKLGNSKMRSGKFPVSGKSILVLCIASFLAGSIFSSRIWTQPNSEMNNDLVIPSIFNHEKLRTISRECDPKRKLAESNSRDIMGEVKKTHQAIQSLDKSISTLENELAIARTRQTISQNAKENRASNHTTPNKAFIVVGINTAFSSRKRRDSLRETWMPKGDKLRKLEKEKGIVIRFVIGHSATRGGVLDRAIDSEDAQYEDFLRLEHVEGYHELSTKTRLYFSKAVSIWDADFYVKVDDDVHLNLGMLASTLAKYKSKPRVYIGCMKSGPVLSQKGLRYHEPEYWKFGEEGNKYFRHATGQIYGISRDLASYISINSGILHRYANEDVSLGSWLIGLEVEHVDERSMCCGTPPDCEWKAKGGNMCVASFDWPCSGICKSVERMKDVHHSCGEGDAALWNVPLS